Proteins encoded within one genomic window of Panicum virgatum strain AP13 chromosome 1N, P.virgatum_v5, whole genome shotgun sequence:
- the LOC120655561 gene encoding uncharacterized protein LOC120655561 isoform X5, with protein sequence MAGQQFSDSQQGVRTDHLPGDQVGRVQRDDVQTPNGMQRDGGSSETNGRDHSLGQVDKEPNTSNLEDLLPSRRLRALLLVADSPFMSVLLMIFGSGVANGKDIVRSFSVGKDLEDMFVQFAIECIKYDDRTKRSLSHVTRVIVDMFTMRALNAEHLHLKDDPDADFTSHRIEKSLDRMLPCSEAMKNTQMILVPMLQHNHWVLYVVNRIMKCIHIIDSNPYGNETNFTRWQDFHQQAVTIRGKSVRFNKLMMNRLTSALQRVRPNSGFPKFGNWEFKFEHEAPRMKYGSNDCGFF encoded by the exons ATGGCCGGCCAACAGTTTTCTGACAGTCAGCAAGGTGTGCGTACAGATCATCTGCCTGGAGATCAGGTGGGAAGGGTACAACGTGATGACGTTCAAACCCCCAATGGCATGCAGA GGGATGGTGGTAGCTCTGAAACAAACGGGCGGGACCATTCCCTTGGACAGG TTGACAAGGAGCCCAACACGTCAAACTTAGAGGACCTGCTGCCAAGTAGACGCCTTCGTGCCCTCTTGCTTGTAGCTGACTCACCCTTTATGAG TGTCCTCCTTATGATTTTTGGAAGTGGAGTAGCAAATGGGAAGGATATCGTGAGGTCGTTCAGTGTTGGGAAAGACCTCGAGGATATGTTTGTCCAGTTTGCGATTGAATGCATCAAGTACGATGACAGGACCAAACGATCATTGTCGCACGTCACCCGTGTGATTGTTGACATGTTCACCAtg AGAGCTCTCAATGCAGAACATCTTCACCTCAAGGACGACCCAGATGCTGATTTCACGTCGCACAGGATTGAGAAATCACTAGACAGAATGCTTCCATGTAGTGAGGCCATGAAGAACACACAAATG ATCCTTGTTCCAATGCTTCAACACAACCACTGGGTCCTGTATGTCGTGAACAGAATCATGAAGTGTATCCACATCATTGATTCGAACCCTTACGGTAATGAGACGAATTTCACAAGATGGCAGGACTTCCACCAGCAAGCTGTAACTATCAGGGGGAAGTCAGTCAGGTTCAACAAGCTCATGATGAACCGCCTCACCTCAGCTCTCCAGAGGGTCCGACCAAATTCTGGGTTCCCTAAGTTTGGGAActgggaattcaaatttgagcatgAAGCTCCCCGTATGAAGTACGGGTCCAACGACTGTGGGTTTTTTTGA
- the LOC120655561 gene encoding uncharacterized protein LOC120655561 isoform X1 produces MRTRSSPRFGGAEQGSRVPAANKCRRAGKSELRQGAGQRGRAEKAPSRSNKGEEKSVKMTKANVRCCPKEVLETNQTLKKNQRQYVMKKGFKNILSMQLDGVEGRILLCWLLDHIDLESMTLRAGRGKELKFSKDVVRLVLGLPSAGSTPPTVFASEKSKQVLKFREVMNLESRAFNVEMMQDRLKSGRDDDATMMCYFIVIFHSLLFPHGSWDISNDDVMLAHWVVQMPKIDWCQLIYTDLCHSVEKWQKRKKDNQTATMYGCSIVFLYLDNLNHVVCLPERFSTPRIKYWTKERIQEVSVADRVRTGEYGRLDLRSPSDTCYLVAGPGSTGGSFYVPRLSDLLAAKIFRATCPGPEEFVRPNQGV; encoded by the exons ATGAGGACGCGCTCCTCTCCGCGGTTTGGAGGTGCTGAACAAGGTTCTCGGGTTCCTGCCGCCAATAAATGTCGGCGAGCGGGGAAAAGTGAG TTGCGGCAGGGAGCAGGGCAGCGGGGTCGAGCTGAGAAGGCCCCGTCAAGGTCAAATAAGGGGGAGGAGAAGAGTGTTAAAATGACT AAAGCAAATGTACGCTGTTGTCCTAAGGAGGTGCTAGAAACGAACCAGACGCTGAAAAAAAACCAGAGGCAATACGTTATGAAGAAAGGTTTCAAGAATATATTGTCCATGCAACTTGATGGTGTTGAGGGCCGGATCTTACTTTGTTGGTTACTGGACCACATCGACCTCGAGTCGATGACCCTACGGGCTGGGAGAGGGAAAGAGCTCAAATTCTCCAAAGATGTGGTCCGGCTTGTGCTAGGCCTCCCTAGTGCCGGATCCACACCTCCAACTGTTTTTGCCAGTGAAAAATCCAAGCAGGTTTTGAAGTTCAGAGAAGTTATGAATTTGGAGAGCCGAGCATTCAATGTGGAAATGATGCAGGACCGCCTCAAATCGGGGCGTGATGATGATGCAACCATGATGTGCTATTTCATAGTCATTTTCCATAGCCTTCTGTTTCCTCATGGTAGCTGGGATATCAGCAACGATGATGTTATGCTTGCTCATTGGGTGGTTCAGATGCCTAAGATTGATTGGTGTCAACTCATCTACACGGACCTCTGCCACAGTGTCGAAAAGTGGCAAAAAAGGAAGAAAGACAATCAAACTGCAACAATGTATGGATGTAGCATTGTTTTTCTT TATCTTGACAACTTGAACCACGTGGTGTGCCTCCCTGAGAGGTTCAGCACTCCCCGTATCAAGTACTGGACAAAGGAGAGGATTCAGGAGGTGTCCGTGGCTGATCGAGTTCGTACTGGCGAATATGGCCGTCTCGAT TTGCGGAGCCCCTCTGATACATGCTATTTAGTTGCTGGACCTGGCTCAACTGGTGGTTCATTCTACGTTCCACGGCTGTCCGATCTATTGGCAGCCAAGATTTTCCGCGCTACCTGTCCCGGACCGGAAGAATTTGTTAGGCCTAATCAGGGAGTATGA
- the LOC120655561 gene encoding uncharacterized protein LOC120655561 isoform X7: protein MTFKPPMACRVRDGGSSETNGRDHSLGQVDKEPNTSNLEDLLPSRRLRALLLVADSPFMSVLLMIFGSGVANGKDIVRSFSVGKDLEDMFVQFAIECIKYDDRTKRSLSHVTRVIVDMFTMRALNAEHLHLKDDPDADFTSHRIEKSLDRMLPCSEAMKNTQMILVPMLQHNHWVLYVVNRIMKCIHIIDSNPYGNETNFTRWQDFHQQAVTIRGKSVRFNKLMMNRLTSALQRVRPNSGFPKFGNWEFKFEHEAPRMKYGSNDCGFF from the exons ATGACGTTCAAACCCCCAATGGCATGCAGAGTTA GGGATGGTGGTAGCTCTGAAACAAACGGGCGGGACCATTCCCTTGGACAGG TTGACAAGGAGCCCAACACGTCAAACTTAGAGGACCTGCTGCCAAGTAGACGCCTTCGTGCCCTCTTGCTTGTAGCTGACTCACCCTTTATGAG TGTCCTCCTTATGATTTTTGGAAGTGGAGTAGCAAATGGGAAGGATATCGTGAGGTCGTTCAGTGTTGGGAAAGACCTCGAGGATATGTTTGTCCAGTTTGCGATTGAATGCATCAAGTACGATGACAGGACCAAACGATCATTGTCGCACGTCACCCGTGTGATTGTTGACATGTTCACCAtg AGAGCTCTCAATGCAGAACATCTTCACCTCAAGGACGACCCAGATGCTGATTTCACGTCGCACAGGATTGAGAAATCACTAGACAGAATGCTTCCATGTAGTGAGGCCATGAAGAACACACAAATG ATCCTTGTTCCAATGCTTCAACACAACCACTGGGTCCTGTATGTCGTGAACAGAATCATGAAGTGTATCCACATCATTGATTCGAACCCTTACGGTAATGAGACGAATTTCACAAGATGGCAGGACTTCCACCAGCAAGCTGTAACTATCAGGGGGAAGTCAGTCAGGTTCAACAAGCTCATGATGAACCGCCTCACCTCAGCTCTCCAGAGGGTCCGACCAAATTCTGGGTTCCCTAAGTTTGGGAActgggaattcaaatttgagcatgAAGCTCCCCGTATGAAGTACGGGTCCAACGACTGTGGGTTTTTTTGA
- the LOC120655561 gene encoding uncharacterized protein LOC120655561 isoform X6, with amino-acid sequence MKKGFKNILSMQLDGVEGRILLCWLLDHIDLESMTLRAGRGKELKFSKDVVRLVLGLPSAGSTPPTVFASEKSKQVLKFREVMNLESRAFNVEMMQDRLKSGRDDDATMMCYFIVIFHSLLFPHGSWDISNDDVMLAHWVVQMPKIDWCQLIYTDLCHSVEKWQKRKKDNQTATMYGCSIVFLYLDNLNHVVCLPERFSTPRIKYWTKERIQEVSVADRVRTGEYGRLDLRSPSDTCYLVAGPGSTGGSFYVPRLSDLLAAKIFRATCPGPEEFVRPNQGV; translated from the exons ATGAAGAAAGGTTTCAAGAATATATTGTCCATGCAACTTGATGGTGTTGAGGGCCGGATCTTACTTTGTTGGTTACTGGACCACATCGACCTCGAGTCGATGACCCTACGGGCTGGGAGAGGGAAAGAGCTCAAATTCTCCAAAGATGTGGTCCGGCTTGTGCTAGGCCTCCCTAGTGCCGGATCCACACCTCCAACTGTTTTTGCCAGTGAAAAATCCAAGCAGGTTTTGAAGTTCAGAGAAGTTATGAATTTGGAGAGCCGAGCATTCAATGTGGAAATGATGCAGGACCGCCTCAAATCGGGGCGTGATGATGATGCAACCATGATGTGCTATTTCATAGTCATTTTCCATAGCCTTCTGTTTCCTCATGGTAGCTGGGATATCAGCAACGATGATGTTATGCTTGCTCATTGGGTGGTTCAGATGCCTAAGATTGATTGGTGTCAACTCATCTACACGGACCTCTGCCACAGTGTCGAAAAGTGGCAAAAAAGGAAGAAAGACAATCAAACTGCAACAATGTATGGATGTAGCATTGTTTTTCTT TATCTTGACAACTTGAACCACGTGGTGTGCCTCCCTGAGAGGTTCAGCACTCCCCGTATCAAGTACTGGACAAAGGAGAGGATTCAGGAGGTGTCCGTGGCTGATCGAGTTCGTACTGGCGAATATGGCCGTCTCGAT TTGCGGAGCCCCTCTGATACATGCTATTTAGTTGCTGGACCTGGCTCAACTGGTGGTTCATTCTACGTTCCACGGCTGTCCGATCTATTGGCAGCCAAGATTTTCCGCGCTACCTGTCCCGGACCGGAAGAATTTGTTAGGCCTAATCAGGGAGTATGA
- the LOC120655561 gene encoding uncharacterized protein LOC120655561 isoform X2 produces MRTRSSPRFGGAEQGSRVPAANKCRRAGKSEGAGQRGRAEKAPSRSNKGEEKSVKMTKANVRCCPKEVLETNQTLKKNQRQYVMKKGFKNILSMQLDGVEGRILLCWLLDHIDLESMTLRAGRGKELKFSKDVVRLVLGLPSAGSTPPTVFASEKSKQVLKFREVMNLESRAFNVEMMQDRLKSGRDDDATMMCYFIVIFHSLLFPHGSWDISNDDVMLAHWVVQMPKIDWCQLIYTDLCHSVEKWQKRKKDNQTATMYGCSIVFLYLDNLNHVVCLPERFSTPRIKYWTKERIQEVSVADRVRTGEYGRLDLRSPSDTCYLVAGPGSTGGSFYVPRLSDLLAAKIFRATCPGPEEFVRPNQGV; encoded by the exons ATGAGGACGCGCTCCTCTCCGCGGTTTGGAGGTGCTGAACAAGGTTCTCGGGTTCCTGCCGCCAATAAATGTCGGCGAGCGGGGAAAAGTGAG GGAGCAGGGCAGCGGGGTCGAGCTGAGAAGGCCCCGTCAAGGTCAAATAAGGGGGAGGAGAAGAGTGTTAAAATGACT AAAGCAAATGTACGCTGTTGTCCTAAGGAGGTGCTAGAAACGAACCAGACGCTGAAAAAAAACCAGAGGCAATACGTTATGAAGAAAGGTTTCAAGAATATATTGTCCATGCAACTTGATGGTGTTGAGGGCCGGATCTTACTTTGTTGGTTACTGGACCACATCGACCTCGAGTCGATGACCCTACGGGCTGGGAGAGGGAAAGAGCTCAAATTCTCCAAAGATGTGGTCCGGCTTGTGCTAGGCCTCCCTAGTGCCGGATCCACACCTCCAACTGTTTTTGCCAGTGAAAAATCCAAGCAGGTTTTGAAGTTCAGAGAAGTTATGAATTTGGAGAGCCGAGCATTCAATGTGGAAATGATGCAGGACCGCCTCAAATCGGGGCGTGATGATGATGCAACCATGATGTGCTATTTCATAGTCATTTTCCATAGCCTTCTGTTTCCTCATGGTAGCTGGGATATCAGCAACGATGATGTTATGCTTGCTCATTGGGTGGTTCAGATGCCTAAGATTGATTGGTGTCAACTCATCTACACGGACCTCTGCCACAGTGTCGAAAAGTGGCAAAAAAGGAAGAAAGACAATCAAACTGCAACAATGTATGGATGTAGCATTGTTTTTCTT TATCTTGACAACTTGAACCACGTGGTGTGCCTCCCTGAGAGGTTCAGCACTCCCCGTATCAAGTACTGGACAAAGGAGAGGATTCAGGAGGTGTCCGTGGCTGATCGAGTTCGTACTGGCGAATATGGCCGTCTCGAT TTGCGGAGCCCCTCTGATACATGCTATTTAGTTGCTGGACCTGGCTCAACTGGTGGTTCATTCTACGTTCCACGGCTGTCCGATCTATTGGCAGCCAAGATTTTCCGCGCTACCTGTCCCGGACCGGAAGAATTTGTTAGGCCTAATCAGGGAGTATGA
- the LOC120655561 gene encoding uncharacterized protein LOC120655561 isoform X4, translated as MTKANVRCCPKEVLETNQTLKKNQRQYVMKKGFKNILSMQLDGVEGRILLCWLLDHIDLESMTLRAGRGKELKFSKDVVRLVLGLPSAGSTPPTVFASEKSKQVLKFREVMNLESRAFNVEMMQDRLKSGRDDDATMMCYFIVIFHSLLFPHGSWDISNDDVMLAHWVVQMPKIDWCQLIYTDLCHSVEKWQKRKKDNQTATMYGCSIVFLYLDNLNHVVCLPERFSTPRIKYWTKERIQEVSVADRVRTGEYGRLDLRSPSDTCYLVAGPGSTGGSFYVPRLSDLLAAKIFRATCPGPEEFVRPNQGV; from the exons ATGACT AAAGCAAATGTACGCTGTTGTCCTAAGGAGGTGCTAGAAACGAACCAGACGCTGAAAAAAAACCAGAGGCAATACGTTATGAAGAAAGGTTTCAAGAATATATTGTCCATGCAACTTGATGGTGTTGAGGGCCGGATCTTACTTTGTTGGTTACTGGACCACATCGACCTCGAGTCGATGACCCTACGGGCTGGGAGAGGGAAAGAGCTCAAATTCTCCAAAGATGTGGTCCGGCTTGTGCTAGGCCTCCCTAGTGCCGGATCCACACCTCCAACTGTTTTTGCCAGTGAAAAATCCAAGCAGGTTTTGAAGTTCAGAGAAGTTATGAATTTGGAGAGCCGAGCATTCAATGTGGAAATGATGCAGGACCGCCTCAAATCGGGGCGTGATGATGATGCAACCATGATGTGCTATTTCATAGTCATTTTCCATAGCCTTCTGTTTCCTCATGGTAGCTGGGATATCAGCAACGATGATGTTATGCTTGCTCATTGGGTGGTTCAGATGCCTAAGATTGATTGGTGTCAACTCATCTACACGGACCTCTGCCACAGTGTCGAAAAGTGGCAAAAAAGGAAGAAAGACAATCAAACTGCAACAATGTATGGATGTAGCATTGTTTTTCTT TATCTTGACAACTTGAACCACGTGGTGTGCCTCCCTGAGAGGTTCAGCACTCCCCGTATCAAGTACTGGACAAAGGAGAGGATTCAGGAGGTGTCCGTGGCTGATCGAGTTCGTACTGGCGAATATGGCCGTCTCGAT TTGCGGAGCCCCTCTGATACATGCTATTTAGTTGCTGGACCTGGCTCAACTGGTGGTTCATTCTACGTTCCACGGCTGTCCGATCTATTGGCAGCCAAGATTTTCCGCGCTACCTGTCCCGGACCGGAAGAATTTGTTAGGCCTAATCAGGGAGTATGA